Proteins encoded within one genomic window of Aspergillus nidulans FGSC A4 chromosome VII:
- a CDS encoding protein ffkD (transcript_id=CADANIAT00008437), producing the protein MDMFLNYLAQVAYLCFHLLGAASRLVFQPRPADYVRHLADQPSNDRPSRSTLHNEELIGSRADGALQRLQEGLKAYRLTASIEAPQKFIPRSHLQRLVRESVQEILREQSIVEDKKIPLFSQLISEEATQLFATLVDVKKEHHIIDFLEEGIRDKSLPFVRTRKLRRLGSGLLTRQKKPIQTINDWDWQSIEALENKQYRVLSPVFRSGAHYELDNLHILPFIEQETEVENVPMEAGGYGEVSRECIHPDHHEFQTSPARDGLVVAVKRVFRKADFGLERKVYLDLGPIRHPHLIELLFTFRKKDKYQLVFPWADGNLKDYWERSPVPEFTRDLLLWSLEQMAGMASGLACFHEFTNPAHGHTRFGRHGDIKAQNILWFHAENVLKIADLGVANVRGRDSRSNIPPSTVADSPTYSPPDIQRQQHISRKWDIWSLGCLYLEYITYLVLGCPAILRFSSLRREPSSQYPELFTDEFYATDYESVKPSVNDWVAQLQQNSRCSCVLHDLLNLIMTEMIVIDSPTLEVPHSGCTRK; encoded by the exons ATGGACATGTTTCTAAATTATCTTGCACAGGTAGCCTACCTGTGCTTCCACCTCCTCGGCGCAGCTTCCAGGCTGGTCTTCCAGCCGCGTCCTGCTGATTATGTGCGACATCTAGCTGATCAACCTTCAAATGACCGCCCTTCTCGTTCTACGCTACATAACGAGGAATTGATCGGATCCCGTGCGGACGGCGCCCTGCAGAGGCTGCAAGAAGGACTTAAGGCCTACCGCTTGACGGCATCGATCGAAGCACCGCAGAAGTTTATCCCCAGATCGCACCTCCAACGCCTGGTTAGAGAGAGTGTTCAAGAAATTCTCCGCGAGCAGTCAATTGTGGAAGACAAAAAAATTCCGTTATTTAGCCAGCTGATCTCCGAAGAGGCAACCCAGCTCTTTGCCACTCTGGTCGATGTGAAGAAAGAGCACCATATAATCGACTTTTTGGAGGAGGGTATAAGAGACAAAAGCCTGCCCTTTGTGCGAACCCGAAAGCTCCGCAGATTAGGCTCTGGCCTCCTCACTAGGCAGAAAAAGCCGATTCAAACAATAAACGACTGGGATTGGCAGTCTATCGAGGCCCTGGAGAACAAACAATACCGCGTCTTGAGCCCCGTCTTCCGAAGTGGAGCACACTACGAGCTAGATAATTTGCACATCCTTCCCTTCATTGAACAGGAAACAGAGGTCGAGAATGTACCTATGGAAGCAGGGGGATATGGGGAAGTGTCGAGAGAGTGTATCCACCCGGACCACCATGAGTTCCAAACCTCGCCCGCGCGGGAT GGTCTCGTTGTAGCTGTCAAGCGTGTGTTCCGCAAAGCCGATTTCGGGCTCGAAAGAAAGGTCTACCTAGACCTGGGCCCAATtcgccatcctcatcttATCGAGCTCTTATTCACTTTTCGAAAAAAGGATAAATACCAACTTGTGTTTCCCTGGGCTGATGGAAATTTGAAGGACTACTGGGAAAGAAGCCCAGTCCCTGAGTTTACCAGGGACCTCCTCCTGTGGTCGCTGGAGCAGATGGCCGGAATGGCAAGTGGATTGGCCTGCTTCCACGAATTCACAAATCCGGCACACGGACATACTCGGTTTGGACGtcatggagatatcaaagCACAAAATATTTTATGGTTTCACGCTGAAAATGTGCTCAAGATCGCCGACTTAGGGGTAGCCAATGTGCGTGGCAGGGACTCCCGGTCTAACATCCCCCCCAGCACTGTGGCTGACTCGCCAACCTACTCGCCGCCAGATATCCAACGGCAACAACACATCTCTCGCAAGTGGGATATCTGGAGTCTTGGATGTTTATACCTGGAGTACATCACCTACCTCGTTCTCGGATGCCCAGCCATTCTTAGGTTCTCAAGCCTGCGCCGTGAGCCCAGCAGTCAATATCCAGAACTGTTCACTGACGAGTTTTATGCTACCGACTATGAATCCGTAAAGCCGTCTGTCAATGATTGGgttgcccagctccagcagaacTCACGCTGCTCATGTGTACTGCATgacctcctcaacctcatcatgACGGAGATGATCGTCATCGATTCCCCAACGCTCGAAGTACCTCACTCGGGATGTACAAGAAAATAA